Proteins encoded together in one Ipomoea triloba cultivar NCNSP0323 chromosome 4, ASM357664v1 window:
- the LOC116016589 gene encoding uncharacterized protein LOC116016589, translating into MDPQAFIRLSVGSLGLRAPGTALNGTKSGSHAFSSPCTCEIRLRGFPVQTTSVPFVSSPEATPDANSIASSFYLEESDLKALLTPGCFYTNHACLEVAVFTGHKGTHCGVAMKRQQVGTFRLEVGPEWGKGKPAVLFNGWTGIGKNKQENGKPGAELHLRVKLDPDPRYVFQFEEKTKLSPQIVQLQGNIKQPIFSCKFSQDRVQQVDPLSNFSSSFIDSSDIEIERRERKGWKVKIHDLSGSAVAAAFITTPFVPSTGCDWVDRSNPGAWLIVRPDPCMRESWQPWGKLEAWRERGIRDSICCRFHLLSDGPEGGGDLLMSEILISAEKGGEFYIDTDKQVRAAASPVPSPRSSGDFSALSPVLGGFVMSCRVQGEGKYSKLLVQLAMRHVTCIEDAAIFMALAAAVDLSIEACRPFRRLRRGTRHSW; encoded by the exons ATGGATCCTCAGGCATTCATTAGGTTATCAGTCGGGTCGCTGGGATTGAGAGCTCCCGGAACAGCCTTGAATGGTACGAAATCAGGGAGCCATGCATTCTCGTCTCCCTGTACGTGTGAGATTCGCCTTCGAGGTTTCCCTGTGCAGACAACATCGGTTCCCTTTGTATCCTCCCCCGAAGCTACCCCGGATGCTAACAGTATAGCATCCAGCTTTTATCTTGAGGAATCTGATCTCAAAGCATTGCTCACACCCGGCTGTTTTTACACAAATCATGCTTGTTTGGAGGTTGCTGTTTTTACGGGACACAAAGGTACCCATTGCGGGGTTGCTATGAAGAGGCAGCAAGTAGGCACGTTTAGGTTGGAAGTGGGCCCTGAGTGGGGTAAAGGAAAGCCAGCCGTTCTTTTCAATGGCTGGACTGGTATCGGCAAGAACAAGCAGGAGAATGGGAAACCGGGAGCTGAGCTTCATTTAAGAGTGAAGCTCGATCCCGATCCAAGATACGTCTTCCAGTTCGAGGAAAAGACTAAATTAAGCCCCCAAATAGTTCAGCTCCAAGGAAACATCAAGCAGCCTATTTTCAGTTGCAAGTTTAGTCAAGATCg GGTACAACAGGTGGATCCGCTAAGCAACTTTTCGTCTAGTTTTATTGATAGCTCTGATATTGAAATAGAAAGGCGGGAGAGGAAGGGATGGAAGGTGAAGATACATGACCTCTCTGGCTCGGCTGTGGCAGCTGCCTTCATAACTACGCCGTTTGTGCCATCGACCGGTTGTGATTGGGTTGACAGGTCCAACCCGGGAGCTTGGTTGATCGTACGCCCTGATCCTTGCATGCGTGAGAGCTGGCAACCGTGGGGGAAGCTCGAAGCGTGGCGTGAACGAGGCATCCGAGACTCCATCTGCTGCCGCTTCCACCTCCTGTCGGATGGTCCCGAGGGGGGCGGGGATCTCCTCATGTCGGAGATTCTCATCAGCGCGGAGAAGGGCGGGGAGTTCTACATCGACACTGACAAACAGGTTCGAGCTGCAGCGAGTCCTGTGCCCAGTCCAAGAAGCAGCGGTGACTTCTCTGCGCTGAGCCCCGTTTTGGGCGGCTTCGTCATGAGCTGTAGAGTGCAAGGTGAAGGCAAGTACAGCAAGCTCCTCGTGCAACTCGCCATGCGACACGTCACCTGCATCGAGGATGCGGCCATTTTCATGGCGCTCGCTGCAGCCGTGGATCTCAGTATCGAGGCGTGCAGGCCATTCAGAAGGCTCAGGAGAGGTACTCGCCATTCCTGGTGA